One Anaerobacillus alkaliphilus DNA window includes the following coding sequences:
- the sdhB gene encoding succinate dehydrogenase iron-sulfur subunit produces the protein MSQKTIRFIITRQADSNSTAFKEEFEIPYRENMNVISALMEIRRNPVNSQGQKTTPISWDMSCLEEVCGACSMVINGKPRQSCTALIDQLEQPIRLEPMRTFPVVRDLVVDRTRMFESLKKVKAWIPIDGTYDLGPGPRMAESKRQWAYELSKCMTCGVCLEACPNVNSKSPFIGPAPLSQVRLFNAHPTGEMNKAERLETIMGEGGLTNCGNSQNCVQSCPKGIPLTTSIAALNRDTTIQSIKNFFGSDNNI, from the coding sequence ATGAGCCAAAAAACTATTCGATTTATAATCACTCGACAGGCGGACTCTAATTCTACTGCATTTAAAGAAGAATTTGAAATTCCGTATCGTGAGAATATGAACGTTATTTCGGCTCTAATGGAAATTCGTCGGAATCCTGTGAATTCTCAAGGACAAAAGACGACTCCTATTTCTTGGGATATGAGCTGTTTAGAAGAAGTATGTGGTGCTTGTTCAATGGTGATCAACGGCAAGCCTAGACAATCATGTACTGCACTGATTGATCAGTTAGAGCAGCCTATTCGCCTAGAGCCAATGCGTACGTTCCCAGTTGTTCGTGACTTAGTTGTAGACCGTACAAGAATGTTTGAATCGCTAAAGAAAGTAAAAGCGTGGATTCCGATCGATGGTACGTATGACTTAGGCCCAGGACCTAGAATGGCAGAAAGTAAACGCCAGTGGGCTTATGAGCTTTCTAAGTGTATGACTTGTGGTGTCTGTTTAGAGGCATGTCCAAATGTGAATAGTAAATCACCATTTATTGGACCAGCCCCACTTTCACAAGTTCGCTTATTCAATGCTCACCCAACAGGTGAAATGAACAAAGCTGAACGTTTAGAAACAATTATGGGAGAAGGCGGTTTAACAAACTGCGGTAACTCTCAAAACTGTGTTCAGTCATGTCCAAAGGGAATTCCATTGACAACGTCAATTGCAGCTCTTAACCGTGACACGACGATCCAATCCATTAAGAATTTCTTTGGTAGTGACAATAATATTTAA
- a CDS encoding helix-turn-helix domain-containing protein — MKDHEFRPKPLLTKREKEVFELLVQDKTTKEIAQELFISEKTVRNHISNTMQKLGVKGRSQAVIELVRLGYLKI; from the coding sequence TTGAAAGATCACGAATTCCGACCTAAACCACTACTCACAAAACGTGAGAAAGAAGTATTTGAACTTTTAGTTCAAGATAAGACAACAAAGGAAATCGCACAGGAACTATTCATAAGTGAAAAAACTGTTCGTAATCACATTTCAAACACAATGCAAAAACTTGGAGTAAAGGGGCGCTCTCAAGCAGTCATTGAATTGGTGCGGTTAGGATATTTGAAGATTTAG
- a CDS encoding acyl-CoA thioesterase: MKNISYIENVESWVSRFSYSYPIKVRFSETDAFGHLNNTKVFVYFEEGRIEFFKEIGLMQEWLSSGGEGIPVTSDLQCDYLRQLYFDDRLNIFVKVHSIGRTSVDLHYMIKNEKDEVCITGRGRMVQVHKKTGKPMEWDENMKKKLETSITTMNI; encoded by the coding sequence ATGAAAAACATATCTTACATTGAAAATGTTGAAAGTTGGGTGAGTAGATTTAGTTACTCGTATCCAATCAAAGTTCGTTTTTCGGAAACAGATGCATTTGGTCATTTAAACAACACTAAGGTCTTTGTTTATTTTGAAGAAGGACGAATTGAGTTTTTTAAAGAAATTGGTCTAATGCAAGAATGGTTATCAAGTGGCGGAGAAGGAATCCCTGTTACTTCAGATTTACAATGCGATTATTTACGTCAACTTTACTTTGATGACCGTTTAAATATTTTTGTTAAGGTACATTCGATTGGGAGAACATCTGTTGATCTACACTATATGATTAAAAATGAAAAAGACGAAGTTTGTATCACAGGACGAGGAAGAATGGTTCAAGTTCACAAGAAAACTGGTAAGCCAATGGAGTGGGATGAAAACATGAAGAAAAAACTTGAAACTTCTATCACAACAATGAATATTTAA